CGTGGTCATCAAGCCCAGCGGTGTCGCGTACGACGCGATGACCGCCGCGGACCTCGTGATCACCGATCTCAGTGGAAACGTCGTGAACGGCAAGCTCCGCCCCTCGTCCGATCTCGCCACGCACCTCGTGCTGTATCGGGCGTTCGACGGCATCGGCGGGGTGGTGCACACGCACTCTCACTTCGCAACGGCGTGGGCCCAGGCGCGTCGCGAGATCCCGTGCTTCGGTACCACCCACGCCGACTACTTTCACGGGCCGGTTCCGCTGACCGAGGACCTGTCTGCCGACGAGATCGTGTCGGAATACGAGACGAACACGGGCATGGCGATCGTCCGCCGCTTCGTGGACATCGATCCGTTGCGTCTGCCGGCCGTGCTCGTGGCCAGTCATGCCAGCTTCTGCTGGGGCCCGAACGTCGAGGCAGCCGTGCAGACGGCGGCGGTGCTCGAGGAGGTGGCACGGATGGCGTACCACACGGTCACGCTCGACGCCGACGCACAGGCCATCGATGCCTCACTGCACGACAAGCACTTCCTGCGCAAGCACGGCCCCGACGCGTACTACGGGCAGAAGAAATAACTTGGGTGGGCGAGCATCCAGAACGAAGGCTCTTGGCCGGATGCTCCGGATTGCGCGGATGCGTCGGATACTGCCCGAGGGGGTTCAAGGGAAGACTCGGCCCGCCCGAGGATCCGGACTTCCCGTGAAGCCCTCACGATCTGTTCGCCGTTTTCCGTATCGGGAGCATCCGTTTCATCCGGAAGAACCTTCCATTCTTGATGCTTTTTCCGCGGCCGCGATTTCGCGCAACGCCGGCAGCACGTCGCCCATCGCGATCGGCGCCGAGCCCGGCGTGCCCATCGCGAAGTAGAGGTCGTGCCACATGGCATACAGTCGGTCGTACGTGGCGCGGGCCGCCGGATCGGGCTTCACCTCGCGGAACGGTGGACAGAGCGCGCGCTGCGCCTCGACGATCGACGGGAACACGCCCGCCGCCAGAAACGCGAACAGCGCCGAACCCAGACTCGTGATCGGCCGCTCCGGCACGAGCATCGGCTTGTTCATCACGTTCGCGTATACCTGATTCAGCACCGCATTCTTCTGCGGAATGCCGCCGCCCTGAATCACCCGCTCGATTGGCACGCCGTACTCGGCCATGCGCTCGAGAATCACCCGCGTGTGGAACGCCGTGCCCTCGATGGCCGCGAACAATTCGTCGGCAGCGGTGTGGTGCAGGTTCCAGCCGAGCGTGACGCCGCCCAGCCGCGCGTTCACCAACACGGTTCGATCGCCATTGTCCCACGTGAGGCGCAGCAGGCCGGTCTGGCCGGGCCGGTACGCGTCGAGCCCCGCGGCCAGATCGCGGACGCGGCTGCCGGCGCGGTTCGCGATCGCCTCGAAAATATCGCCCACGGCCGAGAGACCCGCCTCGATTCCCACCAGGCCGGGGTCCACGGAGCCCGGCACCACGCCGCACAATCCCGGAATGCAGCCGGTATCGCGGGCAACGGCGATGATGCACGTGGACGTGCCGACCACGTTCACGACGTCGCCCTCGGTCACGCCGGCGCCGAGTGCGTCCCAGTGCGCATCGAACGCCCCCACGGGAATCGGAATTCCGGCGCGGAGCCCGAGCTTGACGGACCAGTCCGGGCTCAATCGGCCGGCAATGTGATCCGAGGTCAGGTAGCGGCCGCCGAGTTTGGCGCGCACCCCGGCAAGCAGCGGATCGACGTGCACCAGGAATGCTTCGGGGGGCAGTCCGCCGAGCTTGGCGTTCCAGAGCCATTTGTGTCCCATGGCGCAGACGCTGCGCGCCACGTGCTCGGGATCGGTCTCTCCACACAGCGTCGCCGCGACCATGTCGCAGTGCTCGAGCGCCGTCACGAACCGGTCGCGCTTGTCGGGGTTGTGGCGCAGCCAGTGGAGCAGCTTGGCAAAGCCCCACTCCGAGGAATACACGCCGCCGCAGTAGTCGATGGCCGGCAGCCGTTCGCGGTTCGCGACCTCGGTGATCAACGCCGCTTCGTCCTTGGCGCGGTGGTCGCACCACAGATAGTAGTCGTCGAGCGGCTGGAGTCCCGCGCCCACCGGAATCACCGTCGAGCCGGTGGTATCGAGGGCGATCGACAGGACGTCGCCGCCCGGCACGCCCGCCTCGGCGAGCGCGAGCCGCATCGCGCGGGCGAGGGCGTCCATGTGGGCCGCGTGCGATTGCGTGGCGAAGTCCGGATCGGCCCGGTTGCGGATCACCGGGTACTCCCCCACCCCCGTGCCCACCGGGCCCTTCACGCTGTCCAC
The window above is part of the Gemmatimonadaceae bacterium genome. Proteins encoded here:
- a CDS encoding ribulokinase, yielding MAVVAGVDFGTQSVRVSIVDSVKGPVGTGVGEYPVIRNRADPDFATQSHAAHMDALARAMRLALAEAGVPGGDVLSIALDTTGSTVIPVGAGLQPLDDYYLWCDHRAKDEAALITEVANRERLPAIDYCGGVYSSEWGFAKLLHWLRHNPDKRDRFVTALEHCDMVAATLCGETDPEHVARSVCAMGHKWLWNAKLGGLPPEAFLVHVDPLLAGVRAKLGGRYLTSDHIAGRLSPDWSVKLGLRAGIPIPVGAFDAHWDALGAGVTEGDVVNVVGTSTCIIAVARDTGCIPGLCGVVPGSVDPGLVGIEAGLSAVGDIFEAIANRAGSRVRDLAAGLDAYRPGQTGLLRLTWDNGDRTVLVNARLGGVTLGWNLHHTAADELFAAIEGTAFHTRVILERMAEYGVPIERVIQGGGIPQKNAVLNQVYANVMNKPMLVPERPITSLGSALFAFLAAGVFPSIVEAQRALCPPFREVKPDPAARATYDRLYAMWHDLYFAMGTPGSAPIAMGDVLPALREIAAAEKASRMEGSSG
- the araD gene encoding L-ribulose-5-phosphate 4-epimerase AraD, which translates into the protein MLPSLRNAVLDANRALGALGLAPFTFGNASAIDRDRGLVVIKPSGVAYDAMTAADLVITDLSGNVVNGKLRPSSDLATHLVLYRAFDGIGGVVHTHSHFATAWAQARREIPCFGTTHADYFHGPVPLTEDLSADEIVSEYETNTGMAIVRRFVDIDPLRLPAVLVASHASFCWGPNVEAAVQTAAVLEEVARMAYHTVTLDADAQAIDASLHDKHFLRKHGPDAYYGQKK